From the Gossypium hirsutum isolate 1008001.06 chromosome A02, Gossypium_hirsutum_v2.1, whole genome shotgun sequence genome, the window GAATACAATCCGATTCCTCATATAAGggcctctatgatacttttaccttaatttgactctttttgaaaggttaatgCCAAATTTAGCTCGATaaagaccaaattgataaaaaaatataaatgttgaaaattaaaattattattatcttcaacgtttttttttttaatttaaaacaaaaatcaacTTGACCAGCTAATAAGGCTCAAATTTTCTGACAAGTCTTTGGAGAAATTCCATTAATGGTTTGCGGTTCCTTTTAAGGTACCAAAATATTCTTTTTCTTTAGTGCATGTTTTGATTGTTTGTATGAAAAGGATCTTCTCTTTAATAACTGAATAATCGAAAGCATGTGACATGTTTAATGAATTCTTGTCTAATTGCATGTCGTTTTTCTTTTTGGTCCCTGTATATATCATGGCCAAGCTTGAGCTATGGTTTTCATCTTCGTcatttagtttcaaaattttgtGGGTCATTATGCAAACCGGGAAGGTTCATGTTGCTCTTGTTGCCAGTCCCGGCATGGGACATCTTATTCCGGTGCTCGAACTTGGAAAAAGACTAGTTTCTCATCACGGGTTTAGTGTAACTATCTTTGTAGTCACGATGGATGCCTCTTTGTCTCGATCCTAACTCCTTAGAGTATCGGAGATCAAGGATGATTTCCTTGAAATTGTTTTGTTGCCGGCGGTGGATATTTCGGCTCGGGTTGATAAAACCATTGGGATCTTAAGGCAGATGGCGATGGTGGTCCACGAGGCTTTACCGAGCTTACGATCCGCCATATTAGCGATGGAAGTCCAACCCATCGCTCTTATTGTCGACATGTTTGCGACCGAAGCTTTTGTTGTTGCTGAAGAGTTCATGATGTTGAAGTATGTTTTCGTCACTACTAATGCTTGGTTTCTTGCCCTTACAGTCCATGGACCGAACCTCGATAAGGAAGTGGATCGAGATGATCACATTAACAATCAAAAGCCTATTCACATTCCCGGCTGTGAACCGGTTCGGTTTGTTGATTGTTACGAGCAATTTCTGCGACGAAACAAGGTGTATTTCCGCATGGGAACTGAGATATCCACAGCAAACGGAATACTAGTGAACACGTTTTACGATCTGGAACCACGGACACTTGCTGCTTTGCATGATACACGGAAGGTAGGACTGGCTCCGAAAGCGCCCGTTTACCCAATTGGACCGTTGGTGAGGCCAGTTGAGCTGAGTTTGAGAGGTGAAGTTCTGAACTGGCTCGATATGCAACCTAAAGAATCGGTGTTATATGTTTCTTTCGGAAGTGGTGGAACCCTTTCGGCGAAGCAAACCATAGAGTTGGCATGGGGTTTAGAAAACAGTCAACAACGGTTCATTTGGGTGGTTCGTCCACCGGTAGAGAATGATTCAGCAGCGACAGTTTTTAAGTCAAACGGCGTCTACAATGACTTCCTGGACTACTTTCCCGAAGGGTTCTTGAATCGGACCTGCAAAAACGGGTTGGTGGTTCCAAAGTGGGCACCTCAAACTGAAATCTTGAGCCATCCATCCATAGGTGGATTTTTGTCTCATTGCGGGTGGAATTCAAGTCTGGAGAGTATTGTCAACGGTGTTCCAATGATCGTGTGGCCATTATACGCCGAACAAAAGATGAATGCTACGGTACTAGCTGAGCACATTGGGGTGGCAACCAGATCGAAGTTGTTAGCTTCACAGGGTGTGGTTGGGAGAGGTGCGATAGCGGCAATGATTCGAAAGTTCATGGTCGATAAAGAAGGTGAAGTAATTAGAGCCAAAGTGAAAATGCTAAAATCATGCGCTGTAAAGGCTCTTAGCAATGGCGGCACCTCTTATAATGCTCTGGCTACAGTCGCCGAAGAGTGCAAGATTGGAATGCAACGCCGGAATGCAAAAACAGGCTGATCTTCATCTCGAGTTTGATGCTTCATCAGTGTGGTGATGTTTAATGTTGCAGATTATTGATGAAATAATTGAGACTATTTTCATTCCTAGAAGTCTCAACATTCccatatataaaaacaataattacTTCATAAAGATAACATACAAATTAGCAAAAATAGAATAATCTATAGAATAAATCCCATATTTGATAAGAAGTAAAGGTGCAAACGAGATAACTGTACTCGCAACCTATTCAAGTTTGCCATCCTCAAGGTTATCTCAAACTTAAACGAGCTGAGTTTGATTATATTAATCCTTTATTAAAGTAGTTTACGagtctaattgaatttttaatttacaaatgcatttctaacattttatatattaaattactaCTTTACCAAAAATAATTCGATATGGAATGAGCTTGAGCTCAAACTACATATAAATCTTGTAAACGACCTTAATTGAGCCAAGCTtgaatagttaaattttaattagagcTAAGCTCGAACTTTCACAATAGTATTAAATCAAGCTTGACTCGAGTTTCAAGCAGGAAGTTTCGAATCAAGCTTTGAGCTTCTTATTGTTCGAGCTTGGTTCGATTATAGTCGAAGTCGGAATGCTATGGTTTCA encodes:
- the LOC121209692 gene encoding UDP-glycosyltransferase 72E1, with amino-acid sequence MAMVVHEALPSLRSAILAMEVQPIALIVDMFATEAFVVAEEFMMLKYVFVTTNAWFLALTVHGPNLDKEVDRDDHINNQKPIHIPGCEPVRFVDCYEQFLRRNKVYFRMGTEISTANGILVNTFYDLEPRTLAALHDTRKVGLAPKAPVYPIGPLVRPVELSLRGEVLNWLDMQPKESVLYVSFGSGGTLSAKQTIELAWGLENSQQRFIWVVRPPVENDSAATVFKSNGVYNDFLDYFPEGFLNRTCKNGLVVPKWAPQTEILSHPSIGGFLSHCGWNSSLESIVNGVPMIVWPLYAEQKMNATVLAEHIGVATRSKLLASQGVVGRGAIAAMIRKFMVDKEGEVIRAKVKMLKSCAVKALSNGGTSYNALATVAEECKIGMQRRNAKTG